One part of the uncultured Bacteroides sp. genome encodes these proteins:
- a CDS encoding ribonuclease Z: MEKFDVHILGCGSALPTTRHFPTSQVVNLRDKLFMIDCGEGTQMQFRRSKLKFSRLNHIFISHLHGDHCFGLPGLISTFGMLGRTAELCIHAHKDMSKYLDPVLDYFCQHLPYKVTLIPFGTKKPELIYEDRSLTVTTIPLKHRVPCCGFLFEEKAERNHIIRDMIDFYQVPVSQMNRIKNGEDFITPEGEVIPNSRLTIPATPPRRYAYCSDTIYNEKIVDQIQGVDLLFHEATFTQAELPRAKETYHTTARQAAQIALTANVKKLLLGHFSARYEDDLIFLQEAKEIFPVCQLAKEGLYINI, encoded by the coding sequence ATGGAAAAATTTGATGTTCATATTCTGGGATGTGGCTCTGCTTTGCCTACCACACGTCATTTTCCTACTTCTCAAGTTGTAAACCTGAGAGACAAGCTCTTTATGATAGACTGTGGCGAAGGAACGCAAATGCAATTTCGCAGATCCAAACTAAAGTTTTCACGTCTGAATCATATTTTTATCTCTCATCTTCATGGTGATCATTGTTTTGGATTGCCGGGTCTTATTTCCACATTTGGAATGTTGGGTCGTACAGCAGAGCTTTGTATTCATGCGCATAAGGATATGAGTAAGTATCTCGATCCGGTGCTTGATTACTTTTGTCAGCATCTTCCATATAAAGTAACTTTAATCCCCTTTGGTACTAAAAAGCCAGAATTGATTTACGAGGATCGCTCGTTAACGGTAACTACTATACCTCTAAAACATCGTGTTCCTTGCTGTGGCTTTCTTTTTGAGGAGAAAGCGGAAAGGAATCATATTATTCGTGATATGATTGACTTTTATCAGGTTCCTGTTTCTCAGATGAATCGTATAAAGAATGGTGAGGATTTTATAACTCCTGAAGGAGAAGTTATTCCTAATAGCCGCCTTACTATTCCTGCTACACCTCCCCGTAGATATGCATATTGCTCAGATACTATTTATAATGAAAAGATAGTAGATCAGATACAAGGTGTCGATCTTTTGTTTCATGAAGCCACTTTTACTCAGGCGGAACTTCCCAGGGCAAAAGAAACATATCACACTACTGCTCGACAGGCTGCACAGATTGCTCTTACTGCTAATGTTAAAAAATTGTTGTTAGGACATTTTTCTGCCCGATATGAGGATGATTTAATATTTTTGCAGGAGGCAAAGGAGATATTTCCGGTATGTCAGCTTGCTAAAGAAGGTTTGTATATAAATATTTAG
- a CDS encoding TonB-dependent receptor: MKRKYIISLCLSLLMAFFAMPALAQDRTVKGTVVDENGEPIIGASVTVKGVASKGTVTDLNGQYTLSVPKDAKLTVSFIGYKSQVVTGGDVIMKQDETTLNEVVVVGYGAQKKAHLTGSVATVPMDEIKDLAAGGLASTLSGLINGVSVSGGMSRPGENATIYVRDTNSLSEVHSTAQQPLFVIDGYIYPNDVKVGLGTQNLGAEAFNNLDPSEVESISILKDASAAVYGARAANGVILVTTKKGKMGTPSISYSGTFGFADEVARPKMLSAYNYGRLYNAVADADPTKTDLNRKTGLYQADELEAMKGLNYDLLDKYWKVATTAKHSVNISGASEKANYFAGISYFDQNANLGNLDYNRWNYRAGVDVNVSKWLKAGMSVSGDYGKKNTPYIKVGGSSSEKDYTLLLTRPRYIPETVGGYAISAYGISDSRKDDDQEYSYSLMQNNGDYSRSMNSNLTLNGNVEYDFGWNKILKGLKLRLSYAKSINSDKTNQFGSTYNIYKMVNRTGSESHLYTPVGDGDYNSYLTESNFLKQTIANGDPSQLNRSMTRTDNYQLNFTASYSRDFGKHHVSGLFSIEKSEAENEYLYAMVSNPYDFTTGQSNSAIGDTKVVTFTRGESGTMSYIGRLNYAYSGKYLFEVLLRSDASTKFAPKNYWGLFPSASAGWIISEEEWFKKAAPWIEFLKVRASLGLTGRDNAEPWQWMQVYAQDADKGVVFGSSTNTDASNRITINKNNSALNRDVHWDKSYKANVGVDMNVLDSRLQMTFETYREWNRDMLMNIAQVIPGTVGTQSADLNLGEMDSWGYEVGLTWRDKIGKDFKYHVGINTGYGDNKVLNMDFEKEFIYRQIQKGHRSDVGTWGMQCLGMFRSFQDIEEYFTKYNITSYLGMAKDKVRPGMLIYKDVRGAQQADGTYAAPDGIVDKDNDQVALSSRSNPYGFTSNFGAEWKNFSISAQVNASWGGYSLIPSSALKPGDGLEFTNVPSFWNPDNMYVYQDVTDGAGNIVLAQNRNAKYPNMAYSSVNSMSSSFWRVSGTRVRLNRLTLAYSVPSSLIKKAGIQSARINVTGQNLLSLYNPYPDHFIDPMNSYNAYPTLRQFTVGVNLSF; this comes from the coding sequence ATGAAAAGAAAATATATAATCAGTTTATGTCTGAGTTTATTGATGGCATTTTTTGCTATGCCGGCTCTTGCTCAAGACAGAACAGTAAAGGGAACTGTCGTTGATGAAAACGGAGAGCCTATTATTGGTGCTTCTGTTACCGTAAAAGGCGTAGCTTCTAAAGGTACAGTTACAGATCTTAATGGACAATATACTTTGTCTGTGCCTAAAGATGCTAAGTTAACAGTTTCTTTTATTGGTTACAAAAGCCAGGTTGTAACTGGTGGTGACGTCATTATGAAGCAAGATGAAACAACTCTGAATGAGGTTGTTGTTGTTGGTTATGGCGCTCAAAAGAAAGCCCATCTTACCGGATCTGTTGCAACGGTGCCTATGGATGAAATTAAAGATTTGGCTGCAGGTGGTTTGGCTAGTACATTGAGCGGATTGATCAATGGTGTTAGTGTTAGCGGCGGAATGTCTCGTCCGGGTGAAAATGCTACAATCTATGTCCGTGATACCAATTCTTTATCAGAAGTTCATAGTACAGCTCAACAACCATTGTTTGTTATCGATGGCTATATTTATCCAAACGATGTTAAGGTTGGTTTAGGTACACAAAATCTTGGAGCTGAAGCGTTCAATAATTTGGATCCTTCAGAAGTAGAAAGTATTTCTATATTGAAAGATGCATCGGCTGCTGTTTATGGAGCCCGTGCTGCAAATGGTGTAATCCTGGTTACAACTAAAAAAGGAAAAATGGGAACTCCAAGCATCTCTTATTCAGGAACATTTGGTTTTGCCGATGAAGTTGCTCGTCCTAAAATGTTGAGTGCTTACAATTACGGTCGCCTTTATAATGCTGTAGCTGATGCTGACCCAACTAAAACAGATTTGAACCGTAAAACAGGTCTTTATCAAGCTGACGAACTAGAAGCAATGAAGGGTCTGAATTATGATTTGCTCGATAAATACTGGAAGGTAGCAACAACAGCAAAACATAGCGTTAATATAAGCGGTGCTTCAGAGAAAGCTAACTATTTTGCAGGAATCTCTTATTTTGATCAAAATGCCAATTTAGGTAATCTGGATTATAATCGCTGGAATTATCGTGCCGGTGTAGATGTTAACGTTAGTAAATGGTTAAAGGCTGGCATGTCTGTCTCGGGAGATTATGGAAAGAAAAATACTCCTTATATTAAAGTAGGTGGTTCAAGCAGTGAAAAAGACTATACGTTGTTGCTTACTCGTCCTCGCTATATCCCTGAAACTGTTGGCGGTTATGCAATTTCTGCTTATGGTATAAGCGATTCACGAAAAGATGATGATCAGGAATATTCTTATTCTTTGATGCAAAACAATGGAGATTATAGTCGCTCAATGAACTCTAATCTTACTTTAAATGGTAATGTAGAATATGATTTCGGCTGGAATAAAATCTTAAAAGGTTTGAAGTTGCGTTTGTCTTATGCCAAGAGTATTAATTCAGATAAAACGAATCAATTCGGTTCAACCTATAATATTTATAAAATGGTAAACCGTACAGGTAGCGAAAGTCATTTATATACTCCGGTTGGCGATGGCGATTATAATTCATATTTAACAGAAAGTAATTTTCTTAAGCAAACTATTGCTAACGGTGATCCAAGTCAGTTAAACCGTAGTATGACAAGAACTGATAACTATCAGTTAAACTTTACTGCATCTTATAGTCGTGACTTTGGCAAGCATCATGTAAGCGGACTTTTCTCTATTGAAAAATCAGAAGCAGAGAATGAATACCTTTATGCTATGGTTTCTAACCCTTATGATTTTACAACAGGCCAGTCAAACTCAGCTATTGGAGATACAAAAGTTGTAACCTTCACTCGTGGCGAGTCTGGTACAATGTCTTATATCGGTCGTTTAAATTATGCTTATTCTGGTAAATACTTATTCGAAGTTTTACTTCGCTCTGATGCTTCTACAAAGTTTGCTCCTAAGAATTATTGGGGTTTATTCCCTTCTGCTAGTGCCGGTTGGATTATTTCAGAAGAAGAATGGTTTAAGAAAGCTGCTCCATGGATTGAGTTCTTGAAGGTGCGTGCTTCTTTAGGACTAACAGGTCGTGATAATGCAGAACCTTGGCAATGGATGCAGGTTTATGCTCAGGATGCAGATAAAGGTGTAGTATTTGGCTCAAGCACAAATACCGATGCTAGCAACCGTATTACTATAAATAAGAATAATTCAGCACTTAACCGTGATGTACATTGGGATAAGTCTTACAAGGCAAACGTTGGTGTTGATATGAATGTATTAGATAGTCGTTTGCAAATGACTTTTGAGACTTATCGCGAATGGAATCGTGATATGTTGATGAACATTGCTCAAGTTATTCCGGGAACTGTCGGAACTCAATCTGCTGATCTTAACTTGGGCGAAATGGATAGTTGGGGTTATGAAGTAGGCTTAACATGGCGTGATAAAATTGGCAAAGATTTCAAATATCATGTTGGAATCAATACCGGTTATGGTGATAATAAAGTTCTTAATATGGACTTTGAGAAAGAATTTATTTATCGTCAGATACAAAAAGGACATCGTTCTGATGTTGGTACCTGGGGTATGCAATGTTTAGGTATGTTCCGTAGCTTCCAGGATATTGAAGAGTACTTCACTAAATATAATATTACTTCTTATTTAGGAATGGCAAAAGACAAGGTTCGTCCAGGTATGCTTATCTATAAAGATGTAAGAGGTGCTCAACAAGCTGATGGTACTTATGCTGCACCAGATGGTATTGTTGATAAAGATAACGACCAGGTTGCTTTATCAAGTCGTAGCAATCCTTATGGATTTACTTCAAACTTCGGAGCAGAATGGAAAAACTTCTCTATCTCGGCTCAGGTTAATGCAAGTTGGGGTGGTTATAGTTTAATACCTTCTTCTGCATTGAAACCTGGTGATGGCTTGGAATTTACAAATGTTCCTTCATTCTGGAATCCGGATAATATGTATGTTTATCAAGACGTGACTGACGGAGCTGGTAATATCGTGTTGGCTCAAAACCGTAATGCTAAATATCCTAATATGGCTTACTCAAGTGTTAACTCAATGTCTTCTTCATTCTGGAGAGTGAGTGGAACAAGAGTTCGTTTAAATCGTTTGACTTTAGCTTATTCTGTTCCTTCTTCCTTGATTAAGAAAGCTGGAATTCAGAGTGCTCGTATAAATGTAACCGGACAGAATCTTTTGAGCTTATATAATCCATACCCAGATCATTTTATCGATCCTATGAACAGTTATAATGCTTATCCTACATTGCGTCAATTTACAGTCGGTGTAAATCTGTCATTCTAA
- a CDS encoding RNA polymerase sigma factor — protein sequence MTPSYNEKEVLLLLQHEDTQKEAFSRIVAQYSEQLYWQIRRMVLSHEDANDLLQNTFIKAWTNIDYFRAESKLSTWLYRIALNECLTFLNKQRATSLVSIDEPEADAVSTLEGDPYFSGDEAQVLLQKALLTLPEKQRMVFNLKYFQEMKYEDMSDVFGTSVGALKASYHHAVKKIESFLKDSF from the coding sequence ATGACTCCATCTTATAATGAGAAAGAAGTATTGTTGCTGCTACAGCATGAGGATACCCAAAAAGAGGCATTCTCCAGAATTGTAGCACAATACAGTGAGCAGCTTTACTGGCAAATCCGGCGAATGGTGCTCTCTCACGAAGATGCGAATGACTTGTTGCAGAATACTTTTATTAAAGCCTGGACTAATATAGATTATTTTCGGGCCGAATCAAAACTCTCGACCTGGCTGTATCGCATAGCACTAAATGAATGCCTTACTTTTCTGAATAAGCAGAGGGCGACATCTTTGGTGTCTATTGATGAGCCGGAGGCTGATGCAGTGAGCACATTGGAAGGGGATCCTTACTTTTCGGGCGATGAAGCACAGGTTTTGCTTCAAAAGGCATTGCTCACTTTGCCCGAAAAGCAGCGAATGGTATTTAACCTGAAATATTTTCAGGAAATGAAATATGAAGATATGTCGGATGTCTTTGGTACCTCTGTTGGGGCATTAAAAGCTTCATATCATCATGCGGTGAAGAAAATAGAAAGTTTTTTAAAAGATTCTTTTTAA
- a CDS encoding sugar phosphate isomerase/epimerase family protein has product MSSADKKKSRYKIAACDWMILKRQKIGSFQLVRELNGDGVEVDMGGLGNRDSFDNKLRQVHFQKLFKEEAAKYNLEIPSIAMSGFYSQSFVKRANYKELTQDCIQTMIAMGAKVAFLPLGVGCDLTKNPEIRSELVNRLKVVGNMAQEAGVVIGIETSLDAKGDIELLKEINSPAIKIYYNFQNPLVAGRNLYKELKKLGKNRICQIHCTDTDDVLLQYNKRLNMNKVKETLDKMGWNGWLVVERSRDKNDPRNVKKNFGMNISYLKQIFQNETFE; this is encoded by the coding sequence ATGTCTTCTGCTGATAAGAAAAAATCCAGATATAAAATAGCAGCTTGTGACTGGATGATTTTGAAAAGACAAAAAATTGGTTCATTCCAGTTAGTTAGAGAACTAAATGGAGATGGCGTTGAGGTTGATATGGGAGGTTTGGGAAATCGTGACTCATTCGATAACAAACTGAGACAGGTTCATTTTCAGAAACTGTTTAAAGAAGAAGCAGCCAAATATAACCTGGAAATTCCTTCAATTGCAATGTCAGGCTTTTATTCACAGTCTTTTGTGAAAAGGGCTAATTATAAAGAACTAACTCAAGATTGTATTCAAACTATGATTGCTATGGGAGCAAAAGTAGCTTTTCTTCCACTTGGAGTTGGGTGTGACTTAACAAAGAATCCGGAAATTCGTTCAGAATTAGTAAATCGCTTAAAGGTAGTAGGTAATATGGCTCAGGAAGCAGGAGTCGTAATTGGAATTGAAACATCTCTCGATGCCAAAGGAGATATTGAACTTCTGAAGGAAATAAATTCACCAGCTATAAAAATCTATTATAATTTTCAGAATCCACTTGTAGCTGGGCGCAATTTGTATAAAGAGCTTAAGAAACTCGGTAAGAATCGTATTTGCCAGATACATTGCACCGACACCGATGATGTTTTACTACAATACAATAAACGATTGAATATGAATAAAGTGAAAGAAACCCTTGATAAGATGGGGTGGAACGGGTGGCTTGTTGTAGAGAGATCCCGGGATAAGAATGATCCACGTAACGTGAAGAAAAATTTTGGAATGAATATTAGTTATCTAAAACAGATATTTCAAAATGAAACCTTTGAATAA
- a CDS encoding DUF4992 family lipoprotein — MRKRKVYSVKNTTLFFRRKMYALVTLGLGIFLFVSCANDGFDSDEKFSSDVVNATLESPKAEDIVITPSADGAKVAVKWPVVYGAGGYQFSLYIVDDPNNPVAVGTENEIVDGCSATRALEEDTKYKVVIKTMGNTKYNNSDAQASTEVSYSTLLPTYATIPNGSDITAYFANNPIPDSADELAYNLEVGGTYTMSGVVDFGNHKVTFRGDKINHPKVTYGAAARLCTSAGLKIKFIDFDCSAQDGLAADASFLSLSATPAIPLGTGSYYIITDPIVVQSCKVTGVKGYIFYNNQKKYCVKTFLMKNDIFQCNSAQTATAYIYFNKGDGAINDFTAQNSTFYDLSATGNKYFIQYGSSARPDRPGFISGSLNFNNNTFYNIANKGQMGNYNSMRSNKVYFNLAQNIFYNCGSGEVCRRFMGGGTGMITTFSKNSYWYNGAFSTAELTYDKSNTAIQTEPTFNSAATGDFTVTSADHQTARCGDPRWLPTE; from the coding sequence ATGAGAAAAAGAAAAGTTTATTCTGTAAAGAATACAACGCTATTCTTTCGAAGAAAAATGTATGCCTTGGTTACATTGGGCCTTGGTATTTTTCTTTTTGTATCTTGTGCCAATGATGGATTCGACAGTGATGAAAAATTTTCATCCGATGTAGTGAATGCTACCCTTGAATCTCCTAAGGCAGAAGATATTGTGATTACACCGAGTGCAGATGGCGCTAAAGTCGCTGTTAAATGGCCGGTGGTTTATGGTGCGGGTGGATATCAGTTCTCTTTGTATATTGTTGATGATCCTAATAATCCGGTTGCTGTTGGTACAGAAAATGAGATTGTAGATGGTTGTTCTGCAACACGTGCATTAGAGGAAGATACGAAGTATAAGGTTGTTATTAAGACAATGGGCAATACTAAATATAATAATAGTGATGCTCAGGCTTCAACTGAAGTTTCTTATTCTACATTGTTACCAACTTATGCAACAATTCCTAACGGTTCTGATATAACAGCATATTTTGCAAACAATCCTATTCCGGATAGTGCTGATGAACTGGCTTATAATTTAGAAGTTGGAGGTACTTATACCATGTCTGGGGTTGTAGATTTCGGAAATCATAAGGTTACATTCCGTGGAGATAAAATCAATCATCCTAAGGTAACTTATGGTGCGGCAGCAAGACTTTGTACTTCTGCAGGTTTGAAGATTAAGTTTATCGACTTCGACTGTAGTGCTCAAGATGGCCTTGCAGCAGATGCTTCGTTCTTATCTTTAAGTGCAACTCCTGCTATACCTTTAGGCACTGGTAGTTACTATATTATAACAGATCCTATTGTTGTTCAATCTTGTAAGGTTACAGGTGTTAAAGGCTATATTTTCTACAATAATCAGAAGAAATATTGTGTGAAGACATTCCTTATGAAGAATGACATATTCCAATGTAATTCGGCTCAAACAGCAACAGCGTATATCTACTTTAATAAAGGAGATGGAGCTATCAATGATTTTACAGCTCAAAATTCAACTTTTTATGATCTAAGTGCTACAGGAAATAAATATTTCATTCAGTATGGTAGTTCTGCGCGTCCTGATAGACCTGGCTTTATTTCTGGAAGTCTGAATTTCAATAACAATACTTTCTACAATATTGCTAATAAGGGACAAATGGGTAACTACAATAGCATGAGAAGTAATAAAGTTTATTTTAATCTTGCACAAAATATATTCTATAACTGTGGCTCAGGTGAAGTTTGCCGTCGTTTTATGGGAGGTGGTACAGGTATGATTACAACTTTTAGTAAAAACTCATATTGGTATAATGGAGCTTTCTCTACCGCAGAACTTACTTATGATAAGAGCAATACTGCTATTCAAACAGAGCCTACTTTCAATAGTGCAGCGACTGGTGACTTTACTGTAACAAGTGCCGATCATCAAACTGCAAGATGTGGTGATCCACGTTGGCTGCCTACGGAATAA
- a CDS encoding T9SS type A sorting domain-containing protein, with amino-acid sequence MKRIILCFLIIFSFLSYPVVYAQEGRKSLPIDNEQTSLTLTVIGNTVRVLNATPGSVLEVYNVLGMKVASIKIDSVDKVITLNLPKGWYILKIENIARKVAIK; translated from the coding sequence ATGAAGAGGATAATTCTGTGTTTTTTAATAATCTTCTCTTTTCTGTCTTACCCTGTTGTTTATGCTCAGGAAGGCCGAAAATCTCTACCCATTGATAATGAGCAGACTTCTCTTACTTTAACTGTTATCGGCAATACTGTCCGTGTATTAAATGCTACGCCTGGATCTGTTCTTGAAGTTTATAATGTTTTAGGAATGAAAGTAGCTTCCATAAAAATAGATTCAGTAGATAAGGTAATTACCCTAAATCTCCCTAAAGGTTGGTATATTCTCAAAATAGAGAATATAGCCCGAAAGGTAGCCATAAAATAG
- a CDS encoding L,D-transpeptidase family protein — MTKRLFLAISFFMLIMCGCNFDKSDSLDYLNLSYFQKMSDPRFVIDGEKVHKRLLKLCVERSVHSAKDSALYHYYAKEGSSLWLTSYGNWTRIEQLLYWLENSRVHGLNPEKFSVSKIKARFRKLRSLEIKKTDNINKLLAELEYDLSAAYLRYVCGMSYGFISPGRVLNNIDEAELKPGEVIDSLAPPKMKVYYSIPLKRYNRKFVNNALDAVKGDLNTFMLTVQPKDPFYLRLQKEYVRLAAQKNNSFKEIPDIGKLVLKEGDVNEVLPLIAERLMNLGYLPRIEHAESIYSSLSSDLLNAVNEFRRRNNLPVNNTIGSYTIGMLNRPLSYYKNILAVNMERARWQKRMSKGSKYVEVNIANFTLKAVDERVDSLLEMKVCCGTYENKTPLLASKIVYMQMNPYWNVPQSIIRKEIIPSFLADPAYFEKHQMKVYDKEGNEVNPLSVKWTSYENEVIPFSVKQEKGEGNSLGRLIFRFPNTFAVYLHDTPSRWAFMKENRALSHGCVRLEKPLDFAFFLLKKKDEKMMDKIRISIDVPPKTKQGKELLEFPEYKPMKAFSFPEAVPLFLDYYTIVMSKDGMLNYCDDIYKFDRPLLKELRKI; from the coding sequence ATGACAAAACGCCTGTTTCTTGCTATATCTTTCTTTATGCTGATTATGTGCGGTTGTAATTTTGATAAATCCGATTCTTTGGATTACTTAAACTTATCGTATTTTCAAAAGATGAGTGATCCACGGTTTGTGATAGATGGAGAAAAGGTGCATAAAAGGCTATTGAAACTCTGCGTAGAGAGAAGTGTTCATTCGGCAAAAGATTCGGCATTATACCATTATTATGCAAAAGAGGGTTCTTCTTTATGGCTTACTTCCTATGGAAATTGGACGCGAATAGAACAATTACTCTATTGGCTTGAAAATTCCAGGGTACATGGATTAAACCCTGAAAAGTTTTCTGTGTCTAAAATTAAAGCTCGTTTCAGGAAATTGCGTTCTTTGGAAATTAAGAAGACAGATAACATAAATAAGCTGCTTGCAGAATTGGAGTATGATTTGTCTGCTGCATATCTTCGTTATGTATGTGGAATGAGTTATGGCTTTATTAGTCCGGGTAGGGTACTAAATAATATTGATGAAGCAGAACTTAAACCGGGAGAAGTCATAGATTCGCTGGCTCCGCCAAAGATGAAAGTTTACTATTCCATTCCTCTGAAGAGGTATAATAGGAAATTTGTGAATAATGCTTTAGATGCAGTAAAAGGAGATTTGAATACTTTTATGCTGACGGTTCAGCCAAAAGATCCTTTTTATTTGCGTTTACAGAAGGAATACGTAAGGTTGGCAGCTCAGAAAAACAATTCTTTCAAAGAGATACCGGATATTGGAAAGTTGGTACTGAAAGAGGGAGATGTTAATGAAGTGCTGCCTTTGATAGCAGAGCGGCTTATGAATTTAGGATATCTGCCACGTATTGAGCATGCTGAGAGTATTTATTCTTCTTTATCATCCGATTTGTTGAATGCAGTCAATGAATTCAGAAGAAGAAATAATTTGCCGGTGAATAATACAATTGGTAGTTACACCATTGGAATGCTGAATCGACCATTGAGTTATTACAAAAACATATTGGCGGTGAATATGGAGCGAGCAAGATGGCAGAAAAGAATGAGTAAAGGGTCTAAATATGTTGAAGTGAATATTGCGAATTTTACTCTGAAGGCCGTGGATGAACGAGTTGACTCTTTGCTGGAAATGAAGGTGTGTTGTGGTACTTATGAAAATAAGACTCCTCTTCTGGCAAGTAAAATTGTCTATATGCAGATGAATCCTTATTGGAATGTACCTCAATCAATTATCCGCAAAGAAATTATACCATCATTTCTTGCAGACCCTGCTTATTTCGAAAAGCATCAGATGAAGGTTTACGATAAGGAAGGAAATGAAGTTAATCCGCTTTCTGTTAAATGGACTAGTTACGAAAACGAAGTAATACCATTTAGTGTAAAGCAGGAAAAAGGAGAAGGAAACTCATTAGGAAGACTTATATTTCGTTTTCCAAATACTTTTGCTGTTTATCTGCACGATACACCTTCGCGCTGGGCCTTTATGAAAGAAAACAGAGCGTTGAGTCATGGTTGTGTGCGACTTGAGAAACCGCTCGATTTTGCTTTTTTTCTTTTAAAGAAAAAGGATGAAAAGATGATGGATAAAATAAGAATTTCGATTGATGTTCCTCCTAAAACAAAGCAAGGGAAGGAATTATTGGAATTTCCCGAATATAAGCCAATGAAAGCGTTTAGCTTTCCGGAAGCAGTTCCGCTTTTCTTAGATTATTATACCATAGTTATGTCTAAAGATGGCATGCTGAATTATTGCGATGATATTTATAAATTTGACAGGCCTTTATTGAAGGAACTAAGAAAAATATAA